The following coding sequences lie in one Labrus bergylta chromosome 13, fLabBer1.1, whole genome shotgun sequence genomic window:
- the LOC136181306 gene encoding polycystin-1-like protein 2, producing the protein MCLIVVHLLVLMTLSCLTRAEDKKTMHVSCPEHQKTYGGSCFEFMGLQRTFYSAEAWCEQRGGHLAFIPNEETQYFIQTHLDPKQDVWIGAAPSASPNLTVDRQYFHSPGPFSWLDNSPVTFSKWEHSPQPGAACGHILTNSRFQWKATKDCNRKLHFICQFESGRSIVCAGRNTTLQCGSGQVLMIDGGFYGRKNMHYCRVGLGLSSLFPLMTPTQQQCTWVDVQETLTGKTWSNCVQ; encoded by the exons ATGTGCCTGATCGTTGTGCATCTGCTCGTCCTGATGACCCTCAGCTGTCTGACTCGTGCTGAAGATAAAAAGACGATGCATGTCTCTTGTCCAGAACACCAGAAGACCTATGGAGGCTCCTGCTTTGAGTTTATGGGTCTCCAGCGTACTTTTTATAGTGCTGAGGCTTGGTGTGAGCAGCGTGGTGGACACCTCGCTTTTATTCCAAATGAAGAAACTCAATATTTCATTCAGACTCATCTGGACCCCAAGCAGGACGTGTGGATTGGAGCGGCACCTTCTGCCTCTCCAAACCT gacagtggataga CAGTATTTCCATTCCCCAGGTCCTTTCTCTTGGCTCGATAATTCACCTGTCACATTTTCTAAATGGGAGCACAGCCCGCAGCCAGGAGCAGCCTGTGGACACATATTGACGAACTCTCGTTTCCAGTGGAAAGCCACAAAGGACTGCAAtagaaaattacatttcatcTGCCAGTTTG AGTCTGGCAGATCCATTGTGTGTGCAGGTCGTAACACCACTTTGCAGTGTGGCTCTGGTCAAGTTTTAATGATAGATGGTGGCTTCTACGGACGAAAGAACATGCATTACTGtcgggtagggttagggttatctTCTCTCTTCCCACTGATGACACCCACACAACAACAGTGCACTTGGGTGGATGTTCAGGAAACATTAACAGGTAAAACATGGTCAAACTGTGtacaataa